A stretch of the Lolium perenne isolate Kyuss_39 chromosome 3, Kyuss_2.0, whole genome shotgun sequence genome encodes the following:
- the LOC127345614 gene encoding chitinase CLP-like: MAEMWQLKPLLLLLAVVLGAMACTVAGDGGMPLVIPITKDAAATLLYSVSAPVAENDQITNHLVLDLSGPIIWSTCPDGYAALGCTSLPCMQAHRFHPPNCPQTGYGKPDADNPRRCKCTAHPHNPVSGDTASDDMTEFTTTVNTTDGKNPLKEVSFVVATSCAPESLLAGLPENDVGVVGLGRSELALPAQIAVKQKVVNKFALCLPSGGVDGVAIFGGGPLFLLPPGRPDVVATLAGDTPLVKHGKSPGYFISADKGIAVNQAQVQLDGNGLVVGLSSTIPYTELRSDVYWAFITAFNTSTAERARVTPAVAPFELCYNSTQLGSTRLGYAVPQIDLMLQGGKNWTVFGANSMAQVNDQTACLAFVEMKGEHKQYGYGGGATEAPAVMIGGFQMENNLLVFDEENQRLGFSSLLFGRQTTCSNFNFTMAA, from the coding sequence ATGGCCGAAATGTGGCAACTCAAACCCCTTCTCCTGCTCCTCGCCGTCGTGCTCGGCGCCATGGCGTGCACGGTGGCCGGCGACGGCGGGATGCCACTGGTCATTCCCATCACCAAGGACGCGGCGGCCACCTTGCTGTACAGCGTCAGCGCCCCCGTCGCCGAGAACGACCAAATCACCAACCATCTCGTCCTCGACCTCTCCGGCCCCATCATCTGGTCCACCTGCCCAGATGGCTACGCCGCGCTGGGGTGCACCAGCCTCCCCTGCATGCAGGCGCACCGCTTCCACCCGCCCAACTGCCCGCAGACCGGCTACGGCAAGCCTGACGCCGACAATCCCCGCCGCTGCAAGTGCACCGCCCACCCGCACAACCCCGTCTCCGGCGACACCGCGTCGGATGACATGACGGAgttcaccaccaccgtcaacaccacCGACGGCAAGAACCCGCTTAAAGAGGTGTCATTCGTGGTAGCGACGTCCTGCGCGCCGGAATCGTTGCTAGCGGGGCTGCCGGAGAACGACGTTGGTGTCGTGGGGCTCGGGCGCTCCGAGCTCGCGCTCCCCGCGCAGATTGCGGTCAAGCAGAAGGTTGTCAACAAGTTCGCGCTCTGCCTCCCGAGCGGTGGCGTCGACGGCGTGGCCATCTTCGGCGGCGGCCCGCTCTTCCTCCTCCCGCCGGGGCGCCCGGACGTCGTGGCGACGCTCGCCGGTGACACGCCGCTGGTCAAGCACGGGAAGTCCCCCGGCTACTTCATCTCGGCGGACAAGGGCATCGCCGTGAACCAGGCGCAGGTGCAGCTGGACGGCAACGGGCTCGTGGTCGGGCTCTCCTCGACCATCCCCTACACGGAGCTGCGCTCCGACGTGTACTGGGCCTTCATCACGGCGTTCAACACGTCCACGGCGGAGAGGGCGAGGGTCACGCCGGCCGTGGCGCCCTTCGAGCTGTGCTACAACTCCACGCAGCTGGGTTCCACGCGGCTCGGCTACGCCGTGCCGCAGATCGACCTGATGCTGCAGGGCGGCAAGAACTGGACGGTCTTCGGGGCCAACTCCATGGCGCAGGTGAACGACCAGACGGCGTGCCTCGCGTTCGTGGAGATGAAGGGGGAGCACAAGCAGTACgggtacggcggcggcgcgacggaggcgCCGGCGGTGATGATCGGGGGGTTCCAGATGGAGAACAACCTGCTGGTGTTCGACGAGGAGAATCAGCGGCTCGGGTTCAGCTCGCTGCTCTTTGGCAGGCAGACGACGTGCAGCAACTTCAACTTTACCATGGCTGCGTAG